CCATAAATCGGAAACCCATCAAACGCCCAGCCAATGATCGCATCATCGCCTGCGTTTTTCATCTGCTCGATCATGCAGGTCGGCGCGACGTGATAATGGTAATCATCCCCACGCCCCGCATGACCGCCACAAATATCAAGCTGCTGGGTCGTCAATGTATCGTGCTGTGACTGGTAATGAAGCAAGTCGTCCTGACTCATCTCGCCGCCACCGGTGTAGTCGAAAATCGGCACACCATTCACAGCTACCGCAAGGGCCGCGTCGCGGGTCTGCGGTGTATCGCCAAGAACGGGCAGCAAGGGAATAGGTGCGTCGTAGCTCTTTGCGGGCACTGGCACTTGCTCGTTCGTACCAACAATACCTGTCATCAGCTCATGATCGGGATACGTATCCGAGCTGACAACCGCATTATCACCATTGCAGGTCACCAACACGGTCTCCGAAAACCCCGCCTCGGACACCGACATTTGCACCGCTTCGCAATGCTGAGCATCATCATGGGCCAAGACCAACTGCGGCGCGAC
This Octadecabacter temperatus DNA region includes the following protein-coding sequences:
- a CDS encoding YHYH protein, which produces MRQLHIGLIAVQAAFVAPQLVLAHDDAQHCEAVQMSVSEAGFSETVLVTCNGDNAVVSSDTYPDHELMTGIVGTNEQVPVPAKSYDAPIPLLPVLGDTPQTRDAALAVAVNGVPIFDYTGGGEMSQDDLLHYQSQHDTLTTQQLDICGGHAGRGDDYHYHVAPTCMIEQMKNAGDDAIIGWAFDGFPIYGDNNPDGTEIAEGDLDLCNGQPDETFGYRYHTSTEAPYILQCLMGEVASLRDLPRTAPLAPASGGGGIEPGRPPRGGVEGLVFTQSPDGRRSMDYTYEGEAYYMRYSPSETAGCYNFETRTVTNDGSVVSEEYCR